In the genome of Globicephala melas chromosome 3, mGloMel1.2, whole genome shotgun sequence, one region contains:
- the PRSS57 gene encoding serine protease 57, with the protein MRPGEGSWACLLLTLTAFQMLPMRPPGSWASRIIGGHKVTPHSRPYMASVSFQGQHHCGGFLLQTRWVVSAAHCFRDRDPQTGLVVLGAHDLRTAEATQQVFSISAVFTHPDYHLATHTSDICLLRLNSSAILGPAVGLLGLPRRPPRAGARCQVAGWGSVSDFEELPPVLMEAEVRVLGLDICNSSWKGRLSPAMLCTRSGDRRRRGFCSADSGGPLVCRNRAHGIVSFSGLWCGDPKTPDVYTLVSAFVTWIWDVVRRGPHGPQPSPPPRTTGGPAGVA; encoded by the exons ATGAGGCccggggaggggagctgggcctGCCTGCTGCTGACTCTGACCGCCTTCCAGATGCTGCCCATGAGGCCCCCAG GCTCCTGGGCGTCCCGAATCATCGGGGGCCACAAGGTGACCCCCCACTCCCGGCCCTACATGGCGTCCGTGAGTTTCCAGGGCCAGCACCACTGCGGGGGCTTCCTGCTGCAGACCCGCTGGGTTGTGTCGGCCGCCCACTGCTTCAGAGACAG AGACCCCCAAACGGGCCTGGTGGTGCTAGGGGCCCACGACCTGCGCACCGCAGAGGCCACGCAGCAGGTGTTCAGCATCTCGGCTGTCTTCACGCACCCCGACTACCATCTGGCCACCCACACCAGTGACATCTGTCTGCTGCGG CTGAACAGCTCTGCCATCCTGGGTCCTGCAGTGGGGCTGCTGGGGCTGCCACGGAGGCCACCCAGGGCCGGGGCACGGTGCCAGGTGGCCGGCTGGGGCTCCGTGTCCGACTTCGAGGAGCTGCCGCCTGTGTTGATGGAGGCCGAGGTCCGCGTGCTGGGCCTGGACATCTGCAACAGCTCCTGGAAGGGGCGGCTGAGCCCTGCCATGCTCTGCACCCGCAGTGGGGACCGCCGGCGACGTGGCTTCTGCTCG GCAGACTCTGGGGGGCCCCTGGTTTGCAGAAATCGGGCCCATGGCATCGTCTCCTTCTCCGGCCTCTGGTGCGGCGACCCCAAGACCCCCGACGTGTACACACTGGTGTCCGCCTTCGTGACCTGGATCTGGGACGTGGTTCGGCGGGGCCCGCacggcccccagcccagccccccacccaggaCCACTGGGGGCCCAGCAGGAGTTGCCTGA